GGGGGTGGAATTCAGCGTCGGTCCCCTCAATTTCGTGGTGAAAAAGGGCAACATCCTCTTTTTGACCGGGGGCAACGGCAGCGGCAAATCCACGGTGCTCAAACTGATCACCGGCCTGTATTATCCCACCTCGGGGCGCATCCTGGTGGACGGAATCCCGATCACACGCACCAACTATCCGGAATTCCGCAATCTCTTTTCGTTGATCTTCAGCGATTTTCATCTCTTCGACCGGCTGTACGGTCTGGAAGGGGTGGACGAGGACACCCTGGACGAACTCCTGCAACTGATGCAACTGGAACAAAAAACCACCTATCAGGATGGACGTTTCACCGATCTCAACCTCTCCACCGGCCAGAAAAAACGCCTCGCCTTCATCGCCTCCTCGCTGGAGGAAAAACCCATCAGCGTGTTCGACGAATGGGCGGCGGACCAGGATGCCACCTTCCGGGCCTTCTTTTACGAAAAAATCCTGCCGGACATGCGCGCCAAAGGGATCACCCTGGTGTGCGTCACCCACGATGATCGCTATTTCGACGATTGCGACCATCTGATCAAAATGGATATGGGCAAGGTGGTCATGGACGATCCCCAGCACGGAAACCTGTAAAGCAATGCAACTGTTCTGCATTCCCTATGCGGGCGGCAACGCCTATGCGTATCTCGGGCTGACCAAACATGCGGATGATTTCATTCAGGTGGTCCCCCTGGAGTCCCCCGGACGGGGACGCCGGGGTCAGGAACCCCTGCTGGAAACCATCGGGGCGCTGACCGACGACCTCGTTTCCCTGATCCGCAGTCAGGTCCGGGGACCCTTCGCCCTGTTCGGTCACAGTCTCGGGGCCTATCTGGCCAATCTGGTAAGCCGACGCCTGATGGATGAATTCCAGCTACCCCCTTGTCACCTGTTCGTCTCCGGGGCCGCCGGACCCACACGCCTCAAACCCGCCAACCTGATTCACCAACTCCCCAAAGCCGACTTTCTGGCGGAGGTGGGTAAATACGGCGGCATTCCCAAGGCCATTCTGGCCCATCAGGAGCTGATCGACTATTTCGAGCCGATCCTGCGGGCCGATTTCAAGGCCATCGAAACCGATCACTATCCCGCCCCGCCGCCCATGGATCTGGGAATCACCGCCATGACCGGTTCCCTGGACACCATCGTCACCTTGGAGCTGATACGCCTCTGGCAGGCGGAAACCCGGCGACCCCTGGTGATCGAACCCTTTCCCGGGGATCATTTTTTCATCTTCGAGCAGTGGCCACGAATCGGCGAGATTCTCTCCCAAACCCTGCGACCCTACTGTCAGGCGTGATCCGCATTCTGCTGGCGGAGATCCATCCCACTCCGCTCTCTCCGCCCCAGTGGCAGGCACTGCTGAATCAGGTACCCGAAAACCACCATCCCGCGATTCTGCGTTTCAGACGGTGGCAGGACCGACAGGCCACGCTCCTGGGACGACTGCTGCTGCGGCACGCCCTGTTGGAAGCCAAACACGAAGCCCACACCCTGCGCGATTGGCGCCTCGGGGAACATGGCAAACCCCGAGTGGCAGAAGACATTTTTTTCAACATCTCCCACACCGAAGGGCTGGTGATCTGCGCCGTGAGCCGTCTGGGGGAAGTGGGCATCGATTGTGAACGGATCCGCCCCATCCCGCTGGAGGATTTCCAGAACCTGATGGATCCGGCCATCTGGCAGACCATCCACACCGCCCCCAACCCCCAACAGGCCTTCTTCGACTTCTGGACTGCGCGGGAAAGCGTGGTCAAAGGGGATGGACGGGGGTTGTCGATTCCCTTTTCAGCTCTGGAGATTCAAGACAATCGCGCCACCATTCGCCCCCCCCACGCCCCCGCACCCCACGGCATCCAGAACTGGCACATCCACCCGGTGACAACCCGTCCCGGCTATTGTTGCCATCTGGCCACCCCAGTCCCCACCCCGCCGGAAGCCCCGATACTCTGGTTCCCGGACCCCTCTTTGGGGGAATGAACAGACGCACCACTCAAAATGGATTTGACACGCTCCCACGATCCGCGCTAGAGTTGAGGCCATGAATCAATCGAGCCATTTCTCCCTGCTGCGACTTCCTGCCATCCTGCTGCGTGGCCACACTGGCCCATGGATATCTGGAAAAGGGGGGTAATCTCCGGTTCGGTTGTCACGAAACGCTTTTCCGAAGGCCATGGGTCACACTCCATGGCCTTTTTTTTTGACCTTTCGACCCCAAGGAGCAACGCCCATGAACAGCTTGCAGCTTCGACTTCGACTGAGTGGCGGTCGCCGGATCATGGCCCATACGGGTATCGGCGACCGGAGGTACCGCCACACCTCAGCCACCACTCAGCCCCCGAATCGAAGGAGTCCGCAACGATGTTGACCCATCCGGCCACCCGCTACCGCCCTGTTCCTCCGGTTGATCTCCCCGACCGTCACTGGCCCTCCCGGGTGACGGTGGCCCCACCAATCTGGTGCGCCGTGGATCTGCGGGATGGCAATCAGGCTTTGGCCACCCCCATGTCGCCGGAGCAGAAAAAACGCTTCTTGAAACTCTTGCGCCGCATCGGTCTGAAAGAGATCGAAGTGGGTTTCCCGGCGGCCTCCCGGGATGATTTCGATTTTGTCCGCGCCGCGGTGGCCATCCAGGCCGAGGATCCGGAGTGGACGCTTCAGGTGTTGACCCAGGCCCGCAAGGAGATCATCGAACGCACCTTCGAGGCTCTGAAAGGGGCGCGAAGGGCCATTGTCCATCTGTACAACTCCACCTCTCCGGTGCAAAGGCGCGTGGTCTTCGGCATGGATCAGGCCGGCATCATCGCCCTGGCCAGACAAGGCGCCGAATGGGTCAAAGCCTGCGCCGCCCGACAACCCGAAACCGAATGGATCTTTGAATACTCCCCGGAGAGCTTTTCGGCCACCGAGCCGGAATTCGCCCTGGCCATCTGCGCAGCGGTCTGCCAAGTGTGGCAACCCACGCCGCAACACAAGGTGATCCTCAATCTGCCCGCCACCGTGGAAGTGGCCTCCCCCAACCACTACGCCGATCAGATCGAATGGTTTCATCGCCATTTTCCAATGCGGGAGGCGGTGATCCTGTCGGTTCATCCCCACAACGACCGGGGATGCGCCGTGGCCGCCGCGGAGTTGGCCATGCTGGCCGGGGCGGAACGGGTGGAAGGCACCTTGTTCGGCAATGGCGAGCGCACCGGCAATGTGGATCTGATCACCCTGGCGTTGAATCTCTATACTCAGGGGATCGCCACCGGATTGGATTTTTCGTCGATGGATGAAATCGTGGCCTGTTACGAACAAACCACGGATCAAACGGTTCCCATCCGCCATCCCTATGCCGGAGAACGCATTTTCACCGCCTTTTCCGGATCCCATCAGGATGCCATCCGCAAAGGATTGGCGGTCTGGCGCGCCCAGGGGGGATGGTGGGAGGTGCCCTATCTGCCTTTGGATCCCGCCGAGATCGGACGGGGGTACGAAGGGGTGATCCGGGTCAACGGACAGTCGGGCAAGGCGGGGGTCGCCGAACTGGCGCAACGCCGGCTCGGATTTCCCTTGCCGCGCCGTTTGCAGGGGGAGTTCGCCCAGGTGGTCCAGGGGGTCGCCGAGGGCAACCGGGGGGAGATGTTGGCCGATCAGGTGGCGGAACTGTTCGAGCAGACCTATCTGCGCCCTGCCGGAACACTGGCTTATGTCACCCACCGGTGCGACCAGACTGGCGACGATCCAGACCGTCCGGCACGGATGCGGCTCACCCTGAAAGACGGCCACCAGCCGATTGAATACACCGGAGAAGGCAACGGACCCATCGATGCCTGTCTGCAAGCCTTTCCTCAGCCATGGCGACTCTGGCACTATGAAGAACACGCCCTGGATCCGGGCAGCGCGGCGGCGGCCGTGGCCCTGATCGAACTGGAAAGCCCTCAGGGGATCAGAGCCTTTGGCATGGGTCGCCATTCCGACATTGTCACCGCGGCCATTCTGGCGGTGATCGCGGCCATGAATCGCGCCACATTCGCTTGAATTGCCGTGACGCGTCAGGCACTCTATCGTTGATCCAACCCCAAACCCCATCGTCAAGAAGGACACACCATGAGCACACAAGAAAATCTGCAATACGCCTTCGCCGGAGAGAGTCAGGCCAACCGGAAATATCTGGCCTTCGCCTCCAAGGCCGAAAAAGAGGGATTCGCCCAGATCGCCAAGCTGTTCCGGGTGGTGGCCGAGGCGGAAACCATCCACGCCCATGCCCATCTGCGGGCCTTGGACGGGGTGGGCAGCACCACGGAAAACCTCCAGGCCGCCATTGCCGGTGAGGCCCACGAGTTCACCCACATGTATCCCGGTTTTGTCGCCGAGGCCAAAGCCGAAGGTCACAAACGGGCCATCAAGTCCATGGAAGACGCCATGGAAGTGGAAAAAACCCATCATCGTCTGTTCGAGCAGGCGCTGGCGGCGGTGCTGGCGGGTCAGGATCTGCCGAGCATGGATATCTACATCTGTCCGGTTTGCGGACATGTGGAGATCGGTCAGCCCCCGGAACAGTGCCCAGTGTGCAACGTCAAGAAGGACAAATTCACCCGCATGGTCTAAAAAACCGACCTTTGTCATCCCCCATCCACGCGGCTCCCGAGTCCCGGATTTCGGGAGCCGCGCCCCGAGCGCCCATGAAGAGTCCTTGCACCCGATTGTTTCTGTATTGTCGCGCCGGATTCGAGCGCGAAACCCTGGCCGAATGTGCGAGCTGGGCCGCGTCTGCGGGTCTGCCCGGCTCCGGGGAGTTCCAGGAACGCTCCGGCCATGTACTCTTTCGGCCCGAGCAGACCCATCGGGTTGCGGAACTGCTGGAACGGCTGCACCTGTCCCGTCTGACCTTTGCCCGTCATCTGCTCGCGGTGGATGAGGACTCGGCCCCGCTTCCCCCCGGTGATCGACTGGCGCCGCTGCTGGCCCGCCTGAGCGCCATGGGGGAACGCCATGGCCCTTTTTCCGCATTGTGGCTGGGAGCGCCGGAATCCGACGCGGGCCGGGCATTGCTGCCATTGTGTCGCGCCTTGCAGGGACGGCTGGAGTCCGCGTTGCGCCAGTCCGGACTGCTGGTGGAAGAGCCCCACCGATTGCGCGCCGAAGTAATTTTTCTTTCCGGGACCCAGGCCCTGACCGGCTTTTCCCGTCCCGACTCCAGCGCCCCCTGGCCCATGGGCATTCCCCGACTGCGCCGCCCCTCCGGATCCCCGAGTCGCGCCGCGATGAAACTGGAAGAGGCCCTGGTGGTATTGCTCACCCCCGAAGCCCGCAAAAAATGGCTGGCCCCGGGACGCACGGCGGTAGACCTGGGAGCCGCACCAGGAGGCTGGACGCGCATTTTGCTGCAAGACGGCTTGAGCGTCACGGCGGTGGATCGGGCCGCCCTGGCTCCGGAGTTGCTCGCCTCTCCCCGACTGCGCCACGCCCGGGAGGACGGTTTCCGGTTTCGTCCCCCACGCCCGGTGGATTGGCTGCTGTGCGACATGGTGGAACAACCCCGCCGCATCGCCGAACTGGTGGGCCTGTGGGCCGCTTCCGGATGGTGCAGAAATGCGTTGTTCAATCTCAAGCTGCCGATGAAAAAACGGTACGAAGAACTCCAGATCTGCCGGAATCTGGTGGGCCAGGCCTTGAAACCGACCCGAATCGACCATCGCCTGTCGATCCGCCAGCTCTATCACGATCGGGAGGAGGTGACCGCCCTGCTGCATCTGTCGGGTTCACCCCAATAAGCGCTCAGGATCGTCTCAAAAAAATTCAGGTACCGGGGGGGCACCATGATCCATCCATTGCAATCCGCCATTGCCGCGATCCGCACGGTGATCGGTCTGCTGATCAATCAGTTTCTCTTTGCCCGACGCACCCCGGCCCAACGGATCGCCATTCCTTTGATGGTGGTCGCCGTGGCCTTTGCGCTGCGGGTGCTGATCGGCACCGATGAGATGGGACTGCCCTATCTGACCTTCTTCCCGGCTGCGGCCATCTCCGCCTTTCTCGGAGGGTTCTGGTCCGGCATGCTGGCGGCGATCATTGGTGCTGTCCTGGCGTCTTATTACTACATCCCCCCCTACAGCTCCTTCGTGTTCGAATTCCATTCGTCGGTGGTGTTCGGCAACGTGGTCTATCTGTTGGATGAACTGATCGTCTGTTCCGCCATGGCGGCCCTGCGCCGTTATCATTTGCAATCCAAAGAACAGATCGCCGAAATGCAAACCCTGATTCAGACCATCCCGGAGATGATCTGGCTCAAAAGCCCCAACGGAGTCTATCTGAAATGCAACGTCGCCTTTGAACGCCTCATGGGCAAACCACGGGAGGAGATCATCGGCCAAACCGATCGGGATCTGTTCGGCGAGGATCTGGCGCAACTGTTTCGCACCCGTGATCTGGCCTGCATCACCTCGGGAGAACCCCGTTTTCACGAAGCGTGGATCTTCAGCGCCGAACATCAAAAGCCCATCCTGCGGGAAACCATCAAGGTGGCGATGCGCACCCAGGAAGGAAAATTGCTGGGTGTGCTGGGCATTGGCCGGGACATCACCGAACGCCGGGAGATGGAAGCCACCATTGCCCGCCATCAACGGGAATTGGAAAGCCTGGTGGAACAGCGTACCCGTCAGGTTCTCGAACTCAACGCGGGACTGGAAGAGATGGCCGCCAAGGCCATTGCCGCCAATCAGGCCAAAACGGTCTTTCTGGCCAACATGAGCCACGAAATCCGCACCCCCATGAATGCCATCATGGGCTTGTCCCATCTGCTGAGCACGACCCGTCTGAACGAAGAACAACGGGATTTCGTCCGCAAGATTCATGGCGCGGGTCAATCGTTGTTGGGCATCATCAACGATGTCTTGGACTTTTCCAAAATCGAGGCCGGACGCATGGAGTTGCACCATGTGGAATTCTCTCTGGATGGCCTGCTGGATGAAGTGGCCCTGCTCATGGCTGGCAACGCGGGTCAGAAAGAGCTGGAACTGATCGTGATCCAGGATCCGAACCTGCCCGGAATGCTGAAAGGAGATGTGTTGCGACTCTCCCAGATTCTGATCAATCTGGTGGGCAACGCGATCAAGTTCACCTCCGCCGGTCACGTCTGTTTGCGAGCCACGCTCCTGGAACGCAAACAGACGCAAGTGATGCTTCGGTTTGTGGTACAGGATACGGGCATCGGCATCAAGCCCGAGGTGCTGGAACAACTGTTCCAGCCATTCACCCAGGGGGATCCTTCCACCACCCGCACCCACGGGGGAACCGGACTGGGACTGGCCATCTCCAAACGGCTGGTGGAACTGATGGCCGGACAACTGGGAGCCACGAGCCTGCCGGATCAAGGCAGCGAATTCTGGGCAGAGCTTTCGTTGGAAGTAGTCCCGGAACCAAAGACCATACGCGCAACAACCGGGCAGCCGGTCCCGCTGCTGATCGCGGTGGATCACGCTTTGCAACAAGAGGCCCTGCTGAGCCACGCCCAGGCTCTCGGATGGCCGGTTCCCGAGGTCTGTTCCGGCGCGGGGCTTGCCAAACAGGCTTCCGACTGGCAAAACAAAAGCGTCTGGATACTGGACCGCAAGCTTGCCAATCTGGAGGCCCTGTTGGCCCAGGTCAACACTTGGCGCAGTCAACCCGACACCCCTGCCCCTCTGCTGCTCATGACCCTGAACGCCTGCGATCAGGATGCCTGGAGTCAATCGGGACAAGCGGCCGCCATCGATGCCCTGCTCACCAAACCCGTGACCGCGGCGTCACTCTACCGGGGGGTGGCGATGGCCAAAGCCCATCGGTTGCGATTCAAAGGGACCACCACCCGTCTCCCGACGATTCCGGAACGCACCGGTCCCCGACTGGCGGGGGTGCGCACGCTGCTGGTGGATGACTGTCCCATCAATCTGGAGATTGCCCAACGCATTTTAGAACTGGAAGGAGCCACGGTGACCGCCGCCAGTCAGGGGCTGGAAGCCCTGGAAATTCTGCGGGACACCCCCCATGGATTTGACGTCATTCTGATGGATGTGCAGATGCCGATCATGGATGGCAACGAAGCGGTACGGATCATCCGTCAGGATCCCCTGCTGGCCCACCTGCCGGTGGTGGCCCTGACCGCCGGCGCCATGGAAAGTGATCGCCACCGGGCGCTACAAGCGGGCATGACCGATGTGATCACCAAGCCATTCGACGTGAACCGGATGATCCGTACCGTACAACGTCTGGCCCGAAGCGGCACAATACCCCAGAGATCTTCCGCCCTTTCCCCATCTTCCCCATTTCTTCAACCCCCGATCCCGGACTGGCCCACGGTTCCGGGAATCGACATTCAGGGAGTTTTCCAACGGCTTGGGGGAGACTGGAACCTGTTTCTGTCGTTG
Above is a genomic segment from Magnetococcales bacterium containing:
- a CDS encoding thioesterase; the encoded protein is MQLFCIPYAGGNAYAYLGLTKHADDFIQVVPLESPGRGRRGQEPLLETIGALTDDLVSLIRSQVRGPFALFGHSLGAYLANLVSRRLMDEFQLPPCHLFVSGAAGPTRLKPANLIHQLPKADFLAEVGKYGGIPKAILAHQELIDYFEPILRADFKAIETDHYPAPPPMDLGITAMTGSLDTIVTLELIRLWQAETRRPLVIEPFPGDHFFIFEQWPRIGEILSQTLRPYCQA
- a CDS encoding 4'-phosphopantetheinyl transferase superfamily protein, translated to MIRILLAEIHPTPLSPPQWQALLNQVPENHHPAILRFRRWQDRQATLLGRLLLRHALLEAKHEAHTLRDWRLGEHGKPRVAEDIFFNISHTEGLVICAVSRLGEVGIDCERIRPIPLEDFQNLMDPAIWQTIHTAPNPQQAFFDFWTARESVVKGDGRGLSIPFSALEIQDNRATIRPPHAPAPHGIQNWHIHPVTTRPGYCCHLATPVPTPPEAPILWFPDPSLGE
- a CDS encoding 2-isopropylmalate synthase, producing MLTHPATRYRPVPPVDLPDRHWPSRVTVAPPIWCAVDLRDGNQALATPMSPEQKKRFLKLLRRIGLKEIEVGFPAASRDDFDFVRAAVAIQAEDPEWTLQVLTQARKEIIERTFEALKGARRAIVHLYNSTSPVQRRVVFGMDQAGIIALARQGAEWVKACAARQPETEWIFEYSPESFSATEPEFALAICAAVCQVWQPTPQHKVILNLPATVEVASPNHYADQIEWFHRHFPMREAVILSVHPHNDRGCAVAAAELAMLAGAERVEGTLFGNGERTGNVDLITLALNLYTQGIATGLDFSSMDEIVACYEQTTDQTVPIRHPYAGERIFTAFSGSHQDAIRKGLAVWRAQGGWWEVPYLPLDPAEIGRGYEGVIRVNGQSGKAGVAELAQRRLGFPLPRRLQGEFAQVVQGVAEGNRGEMLADQVAELFEQTYLRPAGTLAYVTHRCDQTGDDPDRPARMRLTLKDGHQPIEYTGEGNGPIDACLQAFPQPWRLWHYEEHALDPGSAAAAVALIELESPQGIRAFGMGRHSDIVTAAILAVIAAMNRATFA
- a CDS encoding rubrerythrin family protein, which encodes MSTQENLQYAFAGESQANRKYLAFASKAEKEGFAQIAKLFRVVAEAETIHAHAHLRALDGVGSTTENLQAAIAGEAHEFTHMYPGFVAEAKAEGHKRAIKSMEDAMEVEKTHHRLFEQALAAVLAGQDLPSMDIYICPVCGHVEIGQPPEQCPVCNVKKDKFTRMV
- the rlmM gene encoding 23S rRNA (cytidine(2498)-2'-O)-methyltransferase RlmM, producing the protein MKSPCTRLFLYCRAGFERETLAECASWAASAGLPGSGEFQERSGHVLFRPEQTHRVAELLERLHLSRLTFARHLLAVDEDSAPLPPGDRLAPLLARLSAMGERHGPFSALWLGAPESDAGRALLPLCRALQGRLESALRQSGLLVEEPHRLRAEVIFLSGTQALTGFSRPDSSAPWPMGIPRLRRPSGSPSRAAMKLEEALVVLLTPEARKKWLAPGRTAVDLGAAPGGWTRILLQDGLSVTAVDRAALAPELLASPRLRHAREDGFRFRPPRPVDWLLCDMVEQPRRIAELVGLWAASGWCRNALFNLKLPMKKRYEELQICRNLVGQALKPTRIDHRLSIRQLYHDREEVTALLHLSGSPQ
- a CDS encoding response regulator translates to MIHPLQSAIAAIRTVIGLLINQFLFARRTPAQRIAIPLMVVAVAFALRVLIGTDEMGLPYLTFFPAAAISAFLGGFWSGMLAAIIGAVLASYYYIPPYSSFVFEFHSSVVFGNVVYLLDELIVCSAMAALRRYHLQSKEQIAEMQTLIQTIPEMIWLKSPNGVYLKCNVAFERLMGKPREEIIGQTDRDLFGEDLAQLFRTRDLACITSGEPRFHEAWIFSAEHQKPILRETIKVAMRTQEGKLLGVLGIGRDITERREMEATIARHQRELESLVEQRTRQVLELNAGLEEMAAKAIAANQAKTVFLANMSHEIRTPMNAIMGLSHLLSTTRLNEEQRDFVRKIHGAGQSLLGIINDVLDFSKIEAGRMELHHVEFSLDGLLDEVALLMAGNAGQKELELIVIQDPNLPGMLKGDVLRLSQILINLVGNAIKFTSAGHVCLRATLLERKQTQVMLRFVVQDTGIGIKPEVLEQLFQPFTQGDPSTTRTHGGTGLGLAISKRLVELMAGQLGATSLPDQGSEFWAELSLEVVPEPKTIRATTGQPVPLLIAVDHALQQEALLSHAQALGWPVPEVCSGAGLAKQASDWQNKSVWILDRKLANLEALLAQVNTWRSQPDTPAPLLLMTLNACDQDAWSQSGQAAAIDALLTKPVTAASLYRGVAMAKAHRLRFKGTTTRLPTIPERTGPRLAGVRTLLVDDCPINLEIAQRILELEGATVTAASQGLEALEILRDTPHGFDVILMDVQMPIMDGNEAVRIIRQDPLLAHLPVVALTAGAMESDRHRALQAGMTDVITKPFDVNRMIRTVQRLARSGTIPQRSSALSPSSPFLQPPIPDWPTVPGIDIQGVFQRLGGDWNLFLSLLRSLRQQFRLVAQEVSEELAAGRSQQAAMRMHKLRGSAGNVGAVALHQMAGELETLLLAQTLPDQLTPRLDSLDQALGTLMQTVAPLLSDADGAPNGSAPPPPVDPEALRALMTALETRNFQAITLFTALAPTLTAHLQTTEYRQLARAIEGLDCVKALEILKKSGVAG